From Methanobrevibacter oralis:
AACCCATCACAACAAGAAAACAACAACTAATATTTAAATCTTTTCACAAACACAACATAAAACACAAAAAAAATCAAAGAAAAAGAAAAAAAACTAAAAAAATATGACCAAGAGCTAACAAATTGACAGTGCCATAATTTAACACGTAAAAACAATATTTACTCATCATCTTCATTTATTAATGAAGATGATATATACTTTTTTTAGGCTTACCTAAACTATTTAAATTAATAATCATAAACACACTAATTAATGGGTGTGAATATGATAAAAAAATATAATCTTGATAGAGAAATTAATTTTAAAATAGGAATATACGATATCTGTGAAGAAATCCATTTTAACTACCAATTAAATAGGCTGGTAAATTGGAATGGTGGGGATTTAGATGAAGTTTTAAATAACTGTAATCAAATAACCAATACTGAGGAATGGAAAAGTGTCTTAACTAGATTAGGCCATAAAGCAGAAAGTGAAGGTCGAATTGAAAATGCAATAGCTTATTATCGAATGTCTGAGTTTTATATGCAATTTGATGATCCTGATGCACTTAAATATTACACAAAAGCTAGAGATTTGTTTTACGAATATTATAGTCCTCTTTTTGATAATGAAAATGGAAATTCTATAATCAAAAAAGAAGAAGTTCCTTTTGAAGATATTACATTACCTGTTTTGCATACAAAACCTGAAAATGAATCTCGTGGAATTTTTTTAGTTCATGGTGGTCTGGACTCGTATATGGAAGAATTTTTAATACCAATGCTATATTTAAGAGAGCAAGGATATGAAGTTTATTTATTTGAAGGTCCAGGACAAGGTTCTGTTTTGAGACTTAAAAATAAAGCATTTATTCATGAATGGGAAAAACCAGTAAGCGCAATTACTCAGTATTATGATTTAAATGATGTTACAATAATTGGAATATCTTTAGGAGGGTATTTTGCGCCTCGTGCAGCTGCATTTGATAAAAGAATAAGTCGTGTAGTTGGATGGTCAATTTTTCCTTCGGTTTGGGATAATGGAAGGGAAAGTAAACTAGCTATTAAAGCCCTTCATGTTTTTATAGGTCTTAAATTAGGTTTTATATATGATTATATCTTAAAATCCAAATCTAAAAAAGGAGTAAATGAAGCTCTTGCAATGAGATTAATGTTTCATCGTTTTGATGTTAAAGGGTTTAACGAATTTGTTAAAAAAATAGATAATTATTCTCTAAAACCTATTGCTGATAAGATTGACCAAGATGTTCTAATTTTGGGTGCTAATAACGACATTATGATTAATGAAAAAGCTATTGGAACTGAAATTAATATGTTGACCCAAGTTAAATCTCTTACATATAGGCTTTTAACTAATAAGGAAAATGCGGGTAATCATTGTAATTGTGGAAATACTAAATTAGCTCTTGACACTATTATAAATTGGGTAGATGAATTAGATAAAAGAACAATCTAAATTTAGGCATACCAAAATATTTATATATATTAAAATATTAATTAAAGAACATGGAAAAGCAAAATCAGTTACCTTTTTTTGGTGTTGGACCCTACATGATAACACCAATAGTAATTATAGCAGTTTTATCCTTTGTAGCTTCCAGTTATAAATTAATTCCAATATATACTATACCACAATTAGATTTTCTATTTGTCTTAGTTGGAGTAATTTCAATCATACTGGGTATTGTATTATGGTTAGCTGCGATTGTTAATTCAAGAATATCTGAAAATATTAAAAATAAGAATTTAGTAACCACAGGAGTTTATGCATATGTACGCCATCCAATATATTCCTGTTTTTTATTTGTAACTACAGGAGTTATAATTATATCTCAAAACATTCTTTTATTTATATTACCACTTATTTTTTGGGTCTTTTTAACAGTTACACTTAAAAAAACAGAAGAAAAATTGTTATTAGGTGAATTTGGAGAGGAATATACTATTTATTCAAATAAAGTCAATAGACTTATTCCATTTAAAAAATAGTGATATTAATATAATTCTTCACCACTATATTCATTTTCTTCACTAAATATTCTAATTAAAGTATCTAATGTATCATCATACATTAATCTATATCCTACTGCTCCACCATATTTTGTCTCAACATTATTCAATGATAAATTTGAATATTTTCCATTATTGTTTATAATGTACCACATTCCATGAGGAGTATAAATAAAAAGAACACCATCTCCATCTTTTGCTCTATTTTTATAATTATCATCTGGATCGTATATTTTTGTTGAATGAATTGCTAATCTACTTAAATTTTGTTTTGGTCTTGTTCCACCTTTTTTAAATAATGTATTAAGCCATTCATAGGATTTATCTTTAAGATTTCTTTTAGAAACTGGATTAGAAAATGCATTTTTAATTTTATTTTTCCTCTTTTCTAAGGTGTTTTCAATTCCAAGAATTTCTTCAACCTTAGCCACATCTTTTTCTAAACATCTATATCCTTCAGGTCTTCCAGTTACTTTAACTGTTCCGTCAACAAAATCTTTTCTTCTAAAATTCTTCATATACATTTTAACTTTTTCAAATTCATTGTCTGGTATTTTTTTATTTAATCCATATAGATATCCATATTCATTTGCATCATAACATTTTGTTTCAAGTTTTAAGTCTTTATCAACCATATTTTTATCTCCTTTTATAAAGTTTTAAATTATAATTTCATAATTTGCATTTCTATTATCTCTTGTTCTAGAATCCATATCTATTAGATCATAAACAAGTTGATTTTGAATTAGTTTTTTCCATACATCATATGTTTCACCTATAAAATCATTATTAAGTTTAATATTATTATTAACAATTGCACATTTATATGGAAATTCGGTTTCATCAAGTATTAAATGAAATTTTCCATTTTTAGATATATGTGGGATTAATGGAAATGTTCTACATTGAATAGGCCTAATATTGCGATTACATTTAGGTGGATTGATACATTTAACAAGATATACTTTATCTTTCCATGAATGAGGGTATTTTATTTCTTTAGCATCAATATAATATAATTCAAAGCTATCACTGTCTTCATACATTAATTCTTCACCGGGTAAAAGATAGATAGCTAATTCTTCAGGATTATTTTCATCTTCATCGTAAACTCAGCA
This genomic window contains:
- a CDS encoding alpha/beta hydrolase; the protein is MIKKYNLDREINFKIGIYDICEEIHFNYQLNRLVNWNGGDLDEVLNNCNQITNTEEWKSVLTRLGHKAESEGRIENAIAYYRMSEFYMQFDDPDALKYYTKARDLFYEYYSPLFDNENGNSIIKKEEVPFEDITLPVLHTKPENESRGIFLVHGGLDSYMEEFLIPMLYLREQGYEVYLFEGPGQGSVLRLKNKAFIHEWEKPVSAITQYYDLNDVTIIGISLGGYFAPRAAAFDKRISRVVGWSIFPSVWDNGRESKLAIKALHVFIGLKLGFIYDYILKSKSKKGVNEALAMRLMFHRFDVKGFNEFVKKIDNYSLKPIADKIDQDVLILGANNDIMINEKAIGTEINMLTQVKSLTYRLLTNKENAGNHCNCGNTKLALDTIINWVDELDKRTI
- a CDS encoding methyltransferase family protein — translated: MEKQNQLPFFGVGPYMITPIVIIAVLSFVASSYKLIPIYTIPQLDFLFVLVGVISIILGIVLWLAAIVNSRISENIKNKNLVTTGVYAYVRHPIYSCFLFVTTGVIIISQNILLFILPLIFWVFLTVTLKKTEEKLLLGEFGEEYTIYSNKVNRLIPFKK